The following proteins come from a genomic window of Drosophila sulfurigaster albostrigata strain 15112-1811.04 chromosome X, ASM2355843v2, whole genome shotgun sequence:
- the LOC133848479 gene encoding glutaredoxin-related protein 5, mitochondrial — MNRIGQILLRPGFFTSHLAGAARATPVMTTTATAATTRCWYSADATAPPASAATVDKSTLEKLVRTNKVVVFMKGNPQAPRCGFSNAVVQIMRMHGVQYDAHDVLQNEALRQGIKEFTDWPTIPQVFINGEFVGGCDILLQMHQSGDLIEELQKAGIVSELLKAQQAKDEQDAKNKK; from the exons ATGAACAGAATTGGCCAAATTTTACTGCGTCCGGGCTTCTTCACCAGCCACCTGGCTGGCGCAGCACGTGCAACTCCAGTGATGACAACCACCGCAACCGCGGCCACAACACGCTGTTGGTACAGCGCGGACGCAACTGCTCCGCCGGCATCGGCGGCGACAGTGGACAAATCGACATTGGAGAAGCTGGTGCGCACCAACAAGGTGGTGGTCTTCATGAAGGGCAATCCACAGGCACCGCGTTGTGGCTTCAGCAATGCTGTCGTCCAAATCATGCGCATGCACGGCGTTCAATACGATGCTCACGATGTGCTGCAAAACGAGGCACTGCGGCAAG GCATCAAGGAGTTCACGGATTGGCCGACCATACCGCAGGTCTTTATTAATGGCGAATTTGTCGGCGGCTGCGACATTTTGCTGCAGATGCATCAAAGCGGCGATCTTATCGAGGAGCTGCAAAAGGCGGGCATCGTTTCGGAGCTGCTTAAGGCGCAGCAGGCGAAGGACGAACAGGATGCAAAGAACAAGAAGTAA
- the LOC133849216 gene encoding myotubularin-related protein 10-B codes for MATGSNDMPDHRKRNTFTSYVAPMVGDLRATADTNEWCLPSDLRDVHLAKPRLLSGEQIVASAPAYMYSPIAPMESSNSSNSNNSPNITNNSSNTTSQSNGNNGSANRLSSSHKEASFGLLSVTNFKLAFVPLHARNLLPSSASTSAAAAASSSDLYQENTFLGRNEVTLNNIDQLYTIAEQGRAASALQAARMASNSGRRKKLEPAKQQHINGRIVALHIICKNFRLLKFAFQQQDSKLSDYGKLIASALARFAFPMRHDLSFAYAYREPYYATPIPGVSMYASKNDWARELIRCGATEWQVVSASAVPQLQNRLQACKYTLPPHFVIPKGCEVERFLQLSLAFCDSRAAFWVYSYGSGGASLVRLAELQPASQQDNKLENIMLELVRKCDERRQLKLLQLTDQLPSIQDVQRAYQKLRRLCTPETPEKFMLQDDKYLGLLEKTNWLLYVSLCLRHASEAAATLRASITCVLQESNGRDLCCVISSLTQLLLDPHFRSIDGFQSLVQKEWIALEHPFQRRLGHVCVASGEQAPDSEQSPVFLLFLDCVWQLLQQFPDEFEFSQTYLTTLWDACFMPIFDSFQFDSQAQRAAAVNEAKLVLRPVWDWGEQFSDKDKLFFSNPLYQRQRGELTAAQQHHRRSLAVGGGAGGGHNNSRLLGAGAGATASPSRYTINPQLFATQSSVPQDRYLQPAHRILDLAVWEQCYYRWLPVLDIRGGGQPQVDLFHRLLLSNIAKLQRSIELQSFDELPDAYYDSQGETRQQQQRQEEDPPVEYVDGVERRRKSNPATAAANGLQQVVNGGGGALQLSTLSSFFPFGNPIAGDAPHELYDILSSSSELLLDTSSMLDKSSIV; via the coding sequence atggcaactggcagcaaTGACATGCCAGACCATCGCAAGCGCAACACCTTCACCAGCTACGTGGCTCCGATGGTGGGCGATCTTCGGGCCACCGCGGACACCAACGAATGGTGCCTGCCCAGCGATCTGCGCGACGTCCATCTGGCCAAGCCGCGCCTGCTCTCCGGCGAGCAGATCGTCGCCTCCGCGCCCGCCTACATGTACTCACCCATAGCGCCCAtggagagcagcaacagcagcaacagcaacaacagtccgAACATAacgaacaacagcagcaacacaacaagtcaaagcaatggcaacaatggCAGCGCCAACAGATTGTCCTCGAGCCACAAGGAGGCCAGCTTTGGCCTGCTGAGCGTGACCAACTTTAAGCTGGCCTTTGTGCCGTTGCATGCCCGCAATCTGCTTCCCTCCTCTGCCTCGACGTCCGCTGCCGCAGCTGCCTCCTCGTCGGATCTGTACCAGGAGAACACGTTTCTGGGCCGCAACGAGGTGACGCTCAACAACATCGATCAGCTGTACACGATTGCGGAGCAGGGACGCGCCGCCAGCGCTCTGCAAGCGGCACGCATGGCCAGCAACAGTGGGAGACGCAAGAAACTGGAGCCcgccaagcagcagcacatcAACGGACGGATCGTGGCCCTGCACATCATCTGCAAGAACTTTCGCCTGCTCAAGTTCGCGTTCCAGCAGCAGGACTCCAAGCTGAGTGACTACGGCAAACTGATTGCCTCCGCCTTGGCCCGCTTCGCCTTTCCCATGCGCCACGATCTGAGCTTCGCGTATGCGTATCGTGAACCCTACTATGCCACGCCCATACCGGGCGTCAGCATGTATGCGAGCAAGAACGATTGGGCCCGCGAGCTGATACGTTGTGGCGCCACCGAGTGGCAAGTGGTGAGCGCCAGCGCAGTGCCGCAGCTGCAGAATCGTCTCCAGGCATGCAAATACACGTTGCCGCCGCACTTTGTCATCCCCAAGGGCTGCGAGGTGGAGCGTTTCCTGCAGCTCTCGCTTGCGTTTTGCGATTCCCGCGCCGCCTTCTGGGTCTACAGCTATGGCAGCGGAGGCGCCTCCCTGGTGCGTCTCGCCGAGCTGCAGCCGGCCTCGCAGCAGGACAATAAACTGGAGAACATTATGCTCGAGCTGGTGAGGAAGTGTGATGAGCGGCGGCAACTGAAGCTTTTGCAGTTGACGGATCAGCTGCCGAGCATCCAAGATGTGCAGCGAGCGTATCAGAAGTTGAGGCGTCTCTGCACACCGGAGACGCCGGAGAAGTTCATGCTGCAGGATGACAAGTATCTGGGGCTGCTGGAGAAGACCAATTGGCTGCTGTATGTGTCGCTGTGTCTGCGGCATGCGAGCGAAGCCGCCGCCACGTTGCGTGCCTCGATCACCTGTGTGCTCCAAGAGTCGAATGGCCGTGATCTCTGCTGTGTGATTAGCAGTCtgacgcagctgctgcttgatCCCCACTTTCGGAGCATCGATGGCTTTCAGTCGCTGGTGCAAAAGGAGTGGATCGCCCTCGAGCATCCGTTCCAGCGGCGTCTCGGACATGTGTGCGTGGCCAGCGGGGAACAGGCGCCGGACAGCGAACAGAGTCCGGTCTTTTTGCTCTTCCTCGACTGCGtgtggcagctgttgcagcagtTCCCCGATGAGTTCGAGTTCTCGCAAACGTATCTGACCACACTGTGGGACGCCTGCTTTATGCCCATCTTCGACAGCTTTCAGTTCGACAGTCAGGCGCAGCGTGCGGCGGCTGTCAACGAGGCGAAACTTGTGCTCCGTCCCGTCTGGGATTGGGGCGAACAGTTCTCGGACAAGGATAAGCTCTTCTTCAGCAATCCGCTGTATCAGCGACAGCGTGGCGAGCTCACCGCTGCCCAGCAGCATCATCGACGCTCTCTAGCTGTCGGAGGCGGAGCCGGAGGTGGACACAACAACAGTAGATTGCTGGGTGCAGGAGCGGGAGCAACTGCATCACCGTCACGCTACACCATCAATCCGCAGCTGTTTGCAACGCAATCGAGTGTGCCCCAGGATCGATATCTGCAGCCGGCGCATCGCATCCTCGATCTGGCCGTGTGGGAACAGTGCTACTATCGTTGGCTCCCTGTGCTCGATATACGCGGCGGTGGCCAGCCGCAGGTGGATCTCTTTCATCGCCTGCTGTTGAGCAACATTGCCAAGCTGCAGCGTTCGATTGAGCTGCAGAGTTTCGACGAGTTGCCCGATGCCTATTACGATTCCCAGGGAGAGAcgcgtcagcagcagcagcgtcaggAGGAGGATCCACCTGTGGAGTATGTCGATGGGGTGGAGCGACGTCGCAAGTCGAATCCCGCCACGGCGGCAGCGAATGGACTGCAGCAGGTGGTcaatggcggtggcggtgcATTGCAGCTATCGACGCTCTCTTCATTCTTTCCATTCGGCAATCCCATTGCCGGCGATGCGCCCCACGAGCTCTACGACAttctgagcagcagcagcgaactGCTGTTGGACACCTCTTCCATGCTGGACAAGTCCTCGATTGTCTGA
- the LOC133849214 gene encoding LOW QUALITY PROTEIN: 1-phosphatidylinositol 4,5-bisphosphate phosphodiesterase (The sequence of the model RefSeq protein was modified relative to this genomic sequence to represent the inferred CDS: deleted 1 base in 1 codon) codes for MTKKYEFDWIIPVPPELTTGATFDRWFENEKETKENDFERDALFKVDEYGFFLYWKSEGRDGDVIELCQVSDIRAGGTPRDPKILDKVTKKNGTNIPELDKRSLTICSNTDYINITYHHVICPDAATAKSWQKMLRQITHNNRATNVCPRTNLMKHWMRLSYCVEKSGKIPVKTLAKTFASGKTEKLVYTCIKDAGLPDDKNATMTKEQFTFDKFYALYHKVCPRNDIEELFTSITKGKQDFISLEQFVQFMNDKQRDPRMNEILYPLYEEKRCTEIINDYELDEEKKKSVQLSLDGFKRYLMSDENAPVFLDRLDFYMEMDQPLAHYYINSSHNTYLSGRQIGGKSSVEMYRQTLLAGCRCVELDCWNGKGEDEEPIVTHGHAYCTEILFKDCIQAIADCAFVSSEYPVILSFENHCNRAQQYKLAKYCDDFFGDLLLKEPLSDHPLDPGLPLPPPCKLKRKILIKNKRMKPEVEKVELELWLKGELKTDDDPEEDASAGKPPEAAAAPAPAPEAAAADGAAAEGGGTEAEAAAANYSGSTTNVHPWLSSMVNYAQPIKFQGFDKAIEKNIAHNMSSFAESAGMNYLKQSSIDFVNYNKRQMSRIYPKGTRADSSNYMPQVFWNAGCQMVSLNFQTSDLPMQLNQGKFEYNGGCGYLLKPDFMRRADKDFDPFADAPVDGVIAAQCSVKVIAGQFLSDKKVGTYVEVDMFGLPSDTVKKEFRTRLVPNNGLNPVYNEDAFVFRKVVLPDLAVLRFGVYEESGKMIGQRILPLDGLQAGYRHVSLRTEANFPMSLPMLFVNIELKIYVPDGFEDFMAMLSDPRGFAGAAKQQNEQMKALGIEEQSGGAARDAGKAKEEEKKEPPLVFEPVTLESLRQEKGFQKVGKKQIKELDTLRKKHAKERTSVQKTQNAAIDKLIKGKSKDDIRNDANIKNAINDQTKQWTDMIARHRKEEWDMLRQHVQDSQDAMKALMLTVQAAQIKQLEDRHARDIKDLNAKQAKTSADTAKEVQNDKTLKTKNEKDRRLREKRQNNVKRFMEEKKQIGVKQGRAMEKLKLAHAKQVEEFSTDVQKLMDMYKIEEEAYKTQGKTEFYA; via the exons GATCCCAAGATCCTCGATAAGGTAACC AAAAAGAATGGCACGAACATCCCCGAACTGGATAAACGCTCTCTAACCATCTGCTCGAACACggactatatcaatataacatATCATCATGTTATTTGCCCAGATGCAGCAACCGCCAAG AGCTGGCAAAAGATGTTGCGCCAAATAACGCATAACAATCGAGCCACCAATGTGTGTCCACGCACCAATCTTATGAAACA ttGGATGCGTCTCAGTTATTGCGTGGAGAAGAGCGGTAAAATTCCAGTCAAGACATTGGCCAAAACATTCGCATCGGGCAAAACCGAGAAGCTGGTCTACACGTGCATCAAGGATGCGGGTCTGCCCGATGACAAGAATGCCACCATGACCAAGGAACAGTTTACGTTCGACAAGTTCTATGCGCTCTACCACAAGGTTTGTCCGCGCAACGACATCGAGGAGCTCTTCACATCGAT CACCAAGGGCAAGCAAGACTTCATCAGTCTGGAACAGTTTGTGCAATTCATGAACGACAAACAACGTGATCCGCGCATGAACGAAATTCTTTATCCTCTGTACGAGGAGAAACGTTGCACGGAGATCATCAACGATTACGAGCTGGATGAGGAGAAGAAAAAGAGCG TGCAACTTTCGCTGGACGGCTTCAAGCGCTATCTGATGTCGGATGAGAATGCGCCGGTGTTTTTGGATCGTCTCGACTTCTACATGGAAATGGATCAACCGTTGGCGCATTATTACATCAACAGCTCGCATAATACGTATTTGTCGGGTCGCCAGATCGGTGGCAAGAGCTCCGTTGAAATGTATCGCCAAACGCTGCTCGCTGGCTGTCGTTGCGTCGAATTGGATTGCTGGAATGGCAAAGGCGAGGATGAGGAGCCCATTGTTACCCACGGTCACGCCTACTGCACGGAAATCTTGTTCAAA GATTGCATTCAGGCGATTGCGGATTGCGCGTTTGTCTCCTCCGAGTATCCGGTGATTCTCTCCTTTGAGAATCATTGCAATCGCGCCCAGCAATACAAGCTAGCTAAATACTGTGATGACTTCTTTGGGGATCTGCTGCTGAAGGAACCGCTCTCCGATCATCCG TTGGATCCCGGTTTGCCGTTGCCACCGCCGTGCAAGCTAAAGCGCAAGATTCTCATCAAGAACAAGCGGATGAAGCCCGAAGTGGAGAAGGTCGAACTGGAGCTGTGGCTGAAGGGCGAACTGAAGACCGACGATGATCCCGAGGAGGATGCGAGTGCTGGCAAACCGCCAGAGGCAGCCGCCGCCCCCGCCCCCGCTCCAGAAGCTGCTGCCGCCGATGGCGCCGCTGCCGAGGGAGGCGGAACCGAGGCAGAGGCAGCTGCGGCCAACTACAGTGGCTCCACCACAAATGTGCATCCCTGGCTCTCCTCCATGGTCAATTATGCGCAGCCCATCAAGTTCCAGGGCTTCGACAAGGCAATCG AGAAAAACATTGCCCACAACATGTCGTCGTTTGCGGAGTCGGCGGGCATGAATTACCTGAAGCAGAGCTCCATTGACTTTGTCAATTACAACAAGCGCCAGATGTCGCGCATCTATCCGAAGGGAACGCGCGCTGATTCCTCCAACTATATGCCGCAAGTATTCTGGAATGCCGGCTGCCAGATGGTCTCGCTCAATTTCCAGACATCCGATTTGCCAATGCAACTGAATCAGGGTAAATTCGAGTACAACGGCGGTTGCGGTTATCTGCTCAAGCCGGACTTTATGCGACGTGCCGACAAGGACTTTGATCCGTTTGCCGATGCTCCTGTGGATGGTGTGATTGCCGCTCAGTGTTCGGTCAAGGTGATTGCCGGACAATTCTTGTCGGACAAGAAGGTCGGCACGTATGTGGAGGTGGATATGTTTGGTCTGCCATCCGATACGGTGAAGAAGGAATTCCGCACCCGATTGGTGCCCAACAACGGTCTCAATCCCGTCTACAACGAGGATGCGTTCGTCTTTCGCAAAGTCGTCCTCCCCGATCTCGCCGTGCTGCGCTTTGGCGTCTATGAGGAGAGCGGCAAGATGATCGGACAACGCATCTTGCCCCTCGATGGCTTGCAGGCTGGCTATCGCCATGTCTCGCTGCGAACGGAGGCGAACTTCCCGATGTCGTTGCCCATGTTGTTTGTGAACATCGAATTGAAAATCTATGTACCTGATGGCTTTGAGGACTTCATGGCCATGCTGTCGGATCCCCGAGGCTTTGCTGGCGCCGCCAAGCAGCAGAACGAACAGATGAAGGCCCTGGGCATTGAGGAGCAGAGCGGCGGCGCCGCTCGGGATGCCGGCAAGGccaaggaggaggagaagaaggagcCGCCGCTGGTCTTTGAGCCGGTCACCCTCGAGTCGTTGCGACAGGAGAAGGGCTTTCAGAAGGTGGGCAAGAAGCAGATCAAGGAGCTGGACACGCTGCGCAAGAAGCACGCCAAGGAGCGCACCTCGGTGCAGAAGACACAGAATGCGGCCATCGATAAGCTGATCAAGGGCAAGAGCAAAGATGACATTCGAAACGATGCGAACATCAAGAATGCGATCAACGATCAGACCAAGCAGTGGACCGACATGATTGCCCGCCATCGCAAGGAGGAATGGGATATGCTCCGACAGCATGTGCAGGACTCGCAGGATGCCATGAAGGCGCTCATGTTGACCGTGCAGGCGGCGCAGATCAAGCAGCTCGAGGATCGCCATGCCAG gGACATCAAGGATCTGAATGCGAAGCAGGCCAAGACCTCGGCCGATACCGCCAAGGAGGTGCAGAACGACAAGACGCTCAAGACGAAGAACGAGAAGGATCGACGTCTGCGCGAGAAGCGACAAAACAATGTCAAGCGATTCATGGAGGAGAAAAAG caAATCGGCGTTAAACAGGGACGCGCCATggagaaattgaaattggcgCATGCGAAGCAGGTCGAGGAGTTTAGTACCGATGTGCAAAAG CTTATGGATATGTACAAAATCGAGGAGGAAGCCTATAAGACCCAAGGAAAAACGGAATTCTATGCTTAA